The Bicyclus anynana chromosome 12, ilBicAnyn1.1, whole genome shotgun sequence genomic interval agccaAGCCAAACggtggggtgtggattttcatcctcctcctaacaaattagcccgcttctatcttatattgtatcatcacttaccatcaggtgagattttagtcaagggctaacttgttaaagaataaaaaataaataaaaaaaaatctttgtaagttagcccttgactaacccaccaatattaagggctcatactcggtggaggtactcgacaaagtgtaaggtatagtcccttatgtttatctgccgcgctcgagtaactgcaaaaatcccctcttcggctcctctactattaggtccgtttatatctacagacatttagcgtgtcagacacgtgccgtggcagacaaaataatattcttctatacagtgtttattaacgtatttatatctatagtaacgcggccgcgcaggCGTTCACAGATACGGTccgcgcccggccagtattcgcagaaagaatattttgtctgtgcagTTTgtgtctgtagagtccttttcatgaaacctgaactaaaattgacagcgccttacacaaatgacaataagaccgtctgggggacttctttcatgaaaaggactaagtgtctctagctaccaGCTGGGCAGtatgaatagacggtgtctgtgcgtgtctgccacgctacttgtctgtaatgcactgtgtctgtagatacaAACGAATCTACGTTACAAAAGACCTATAGGTGGGTGACGTGTGTGTTTAGTCTCTGCAACATTGTCAGCGAGGTTGTATGTTCATAGAATAGaacagggatgatgacagttttttaaattgtatataaattaagattatgctaatagtaaagcaattttgtaaaaggaacagggtatctgcgatcattactttcggagctacagggatttaaagagtcagatttgcggcgctgccgcggatccctaaaaaatgccccatacaaaatggcacgaactaatgacgtcgtaggtaatgtaatgatcgttagatttatatgtgcgttcaaacaaaattactaatatctttgttatttgtgcgtttatgtttatagtccatttattaaaaaatgtcacatttaatgtaaggaagctaaaactgtatgaattttcatctcattacgataaaaggtttttaattgattttgaaattttataatttcatttattttgcaaatatccagacaatcttttctttataagtataaattagttaacattgaccctatttacccgaatgtacaataaaaatcaatatattcaaacctagtcatcatccccactgCCGATGCAAAGTATAGAGGCTATAGAGCGAGTGTCGGAACAAGTCATTATAAGTTAGGCGGCGAAGGCGCTTGCGAACGTCAACAGCGAAAGAAAGTACGTTGACAAAAGAGATTTTGCTGTTTTCATTTACTTTCCATTATTCTTTTAACTCGTTTGTCATTCTTTTCACTTGGTCCGACGCGTAAGGAAGAGGAATGACGCTTGTTTATACTTTGCTAGGGCTGCCTAAGCTCTCACTGATAGTTCCTGACCTCAGCTTAGGAACAAATTTGAATAGGTAACGATGTTTACATAATCAACCCCTTTAGGAACGAAAATAGCAGTTGTGACGaagttattgaaaataatgttaTACAACTTTGGAATCCCTATTATAAGAACATGTTCTTAAGCTAGATGAGCAACTTTACctggtacatttttttttcaattcgacCGCTGCCAACCGGTGCGAAAAGTAAGTCCCGACAGCCGCTGTACCGACGCTTTTTTAATACCTGATATATTTTGgtacttatataatatgtatatacttattatacaaataaaacctcctcttaagtatctattgctgaaaactaaaactaaattccgttgaatactttaaaaaatctaagAGAACATCCATCGGAAGCAACTTCCGATTCCGActagattttttattatgtaacgaTTCTAAAAGAATTTAACGATAAGTACAGGTAAGTACATAGTTTCCATTGTATTCAAATATCTAACTTCGTGAAAAAATTCTCGGAAATACATGAATACGTCACGAGTAGGAAAGTGTGAGCCCCTGGGACGTTTTGAATGTAGAAAAGGCAGGATTGGGCAAAGTAAAAATGGCCGACAGGCAGCCCTACATTCACGATGCTAAGTGACTAGGGACTGGGATGGGGCAGAAATAAGAAACATTCAGTGAGCGATTTTTCCGATTGTTGTTTGTAGAAGGGAATTTAACTCGCAATTCCTGATAATGCGAAATGTGTGCGAAATCAGAATAAACGACCCTTGGAAAATGTTTTCTCATTCGGGGTGCTTAAATCTCGTTTACGTAATGTATTTTGCGCCATGCTTACTTACGTTTACACTCAGTTTGTTAAGGGACAGGGCGATTCGCGGCAACCCTTGCGCCAACTAGTGAAGATTGGAAAAATCAAAAGTTTGTTGgtagttaaaaatatacaccTCTCACGGGTCTTATTAACATTGGAAGTGAGAAGTCGTATGCAAAGCAAATAGGCAATCCAAAGGTCGTAAACAAATAGCCCCTGTATACCTGTGTGGTGGAACTTGGAAGGGAAATGCGTAGTAACCGCAAAAGTAAGTATACTATGACGTACCTGTTACAGCGAGTCATAAGTCGTCGATTGATTTATGTTCTACTGTTTTTTGTAACCCCATTTCATggtaatttcaaataaataaacaaacagtcagtaatttataataatttattaggtatacttCAGTAAAGATGTGTAACATCatgattaacaacccatactcggccGAATGAGGATTGCAGGTAGGTACgttgtttatccttcaccgtttgagacacgtaatatttcatttcttaaaatgcacataactgaaaagttaaaggtgcataccccggtccggattcaaacctttgccctctgaatcgaaggaagtcatatacactgggctattagGTTATTTTTTGCATTTACAGATTTACACTGACATTGCCAATTACAACAATGACCAAAAACATTGCTTGTAGTTAAACTTAACATTTTCAAATGAGACTAGAGAGCTAGACTTAAGAGcatcaaaatattttctcaaACTTTAACCACTTGAATATATAATGTTAATACTGTTTAAAAGTgtctctttttaatttatactaatatgttaaagctgaagagtttgattgtttgtttgtttccttgaacgcgctaatctcaggaactactggcccgatttgaaaaattaattcgcTGTTAgatatttatcgaggaaggctatagtgtatatattattcccatattcctacgggaacgggaactacgcgggtgagcCCCGCGCAACGTCAGCTAGTCcaataataaaaatctcgtgtcacgGTGTTTGTGGGTATCCtacgaaacggctcgaccgattttaattttaactatgaACAACTAGAGGTCAACATTAGACAATAATAGTTGACCATACACGTAGTCATCGTCTCTTAGTAGTAAGAGTAGTAGTCATAATCGTTCCCTCTTTGATTCCATTGGTTTCCACGGTTTCCTTGGTATCCTTGGTATCCTTGGTATCCACGGTTTCCTTGGTATCCTTGGTATCCACGATTTCCTTGGAATCCTTGATTTCCTTGAGGCCCTTGATTTCCTTGGTATCCTTGAGGCCCTTGGTTTCCTTGGGGTCCTTGATTTCCTTGATATCCTTGGTATCCTTGAGGCCCTTGATTTCCTTGATTTCCTTGAGGCCCTTGATTTCCTTGGTATCCTTGGTTTCCTTGGGGTCCTTGATTTCCTTGGGATCCTTGATTTCCTTGGTATCCTTGATTTCCTTGGGGCCCTTGGTTTCCTTGGGGCCCTTGGTTTCCTTGGGGCCCTTGATTTCCTTGGGGTCCTTGATTTCCTTGATTTCCTTGGGGTCCTTGGTATCCTTGATTTCCTTGAGGTCCTTGATTTCCTTGGGGTCCTTGATTTCCTTGGTATCCTTGGTATCCTTGAGACCCTTGGTTTCCTTGGGGTCCTTGATTTCCTTGGTATCCTTGATTCCCTTGGGGTCCTTGATTTCCTTGGGGTCCTTGGTTACCTTGGGGTCCTTGGTAACCTTGGGGTCCTTGATTTCCTTGGGGTCCTTGGCCACCGTAATCATTGTAATTGTTAGGCATGCCACCATTGCCACCACCGTTTCCCGGTCCACCCATCGGCATCTGAGCACCGCTTTGTGCAGCTATTTTCTGGGCATTAATCTGTGAAATGTACTTCCAATTTGTGTCCTAGAAGggaaataaagttattttaatgaattggTAATAAAGTTATAATGGTAATAGTTGTTATTTTAGTAACACGGCCAGTATTTATAGCATGAGGTTAATAATTGAAGATTTTAGTTTCAGAAATCAAATCGATAACTGTTGTTATGATCTAAGAGTTATTAGACCTTGGTGATATTATAATAGCTGAATGTTAGATCactaatgttaaaaaattcGGATCATGGTGCGTAGGTACGAGACTAACAAAGGTCAAAGTATAAAGTAGTTAAAGTTTTCTTTGGGATAGTAATAAGGGATAGTCATGTTCTCAGTTAACTGAGCTCATGATATTGACGTTAATGACTAACTAAGCGTGTAAGGTTCTAGATCCAGTGATGGACGATAATAACTGCACTGGTAACGATAATAACTGCTTCAGCTGAAACACTGTTTCACTGAAGCAGTACCTACCAcaaagtgatttagcattccggtacgatgtcgtgtataaaaccgaaagaggtgtgctTTTCACCTTCctcttaataagttagcccgcttctatcttagattgcatcatcatttaccatcaggtgagattgtagtcaaggcacAGTTTACTCTGGTCAAGGGCTAAAtggtaaagaattaaaaaaaaatatcgaattaatttttattaatagttattgtTCTTGATGCACAATTGCAATGTTATAAAGATTTTCTTTTGTCTTATGTACTTCTTGTGTAATGATTCGGAtgaaaggaggaggttctcaattcgtctgtatgttttttttttttttgtatgtatgttactcgaagacgcctggaccgatttgaataattctttttttgtttgaaagggtatactcctgaggtggtcccattgtcaccatttcaggatctgatgatgggatcctggagaaatacatcatcgggctagcaccgccttcaaactgatcatcaattagaacataatatgatatatagaacttagtattatgttatttttcgctttttagtttagtcagtatgttatatatttttgaagtcggttgaattttttttattaaaatttttttaatcaattaaagttatttatatattttttacaggatCGTGATTTttcggacgtccgctagtataaaataaaagtaacttaCCAGAATAGTAGACATGAGGCCTGATACAGCATTTATAATGTTCGGTGCATTACCGTTGGCTCTTTTCGCTCGTTTGTGGGCCTGTAAGTAAATTAACATCTTCATCAATACCTATCCTATCAATACCTATCTTAACAGCCTCCTACAGGGCCTCCCTGATAATTGAGGTTATATGGgccttagacccatcacgctgctcctATTCGAGTTGGTGGTACGCCGATGATGTTAAATTCttttatgaacatttttttttctttttaaagaatattcccatatcttttttttatatgactaatattcccattcccctccaactagtcgttAAAGACTATATTTGGagagggtacgacaatagaccaacgaggcggggTTCGAACCCCTTGGTGATGAATCTGGCCGCTTTACCGTCgagttattttttgatttatgaaattttttactaaaaatttcctagaaaaaagctcaatattttataactcgacCCTGGACTCGAATCCGGGACTTTGTAATCCGAAGTCTCATAACCAATGGTCCAATAACGACCTCGCCTGGTTACTCTTACCTCATTCTAATCGTAAAATTGTtgggttattattatttttggccTGATCAAACTTTAATACCAATTGATTGTCCATTTTTTAAAGAGTAGGAACGAATAGAGATAAAAGTTTAAAGATAAAGTAGGAGTATTAGCTAGGTACGAATAAGTTTATGCCTTTTTAACATGATCTAAATGGTATTTTTTTCGTATCTGTTCGAGTTTATTAGAATCTAGAACTATCTAGGTACTAAAGCCTAACATAAATAGTAATATTTGAATTACTAACAGCATTTTCAAACGCTAGGTACTTGAGTATTCTAATCTAtagtaagttttttattatagCTTGAATAAAACCATATCCTTCACGTAAACACATATTcatgcaaataaatataaaaagcagTATGAGAATAATACAAGAACTTACTTCATCGCAGTCATGACAAGCTTCCTCTGCTTtgctgaaaaaaattttaattgtgttaaattacaatcgttatcaacccatattcggcttactactgagctcgagtctcctctaagaattaagagaggggttagcccaaaacgttaaattacaataaaattaattaatcaatcatttatttgtataaaaacaagattacaaaaatttacaaatacaatattttggcaattttacagaatttaaacttaaagagccatttttttatttttattctcacatttttttatttttactaaaattagTATCGCTGGGACTGGACTGATGAAATAAGGTAGGTTATTCAAATTAAAGGACAttgtgaattttttaaaattttacaaaaaaggtAAAAGCAATAAATATGCAATGCTTACCTTATTGACTTTGATTGAACGGTAACGGCCACGGCGATTAAAATAGCGAACATCACAAATATTTTAGCCATTTCTCTATGATTTtcacaattaaatatttattaatttcgaaCAAATGTCTGTTATCACCTCAAATACAAGACTAACATTTTCATCTGAGTATATATTAGTTTTATACCCACTATCATAGCGAGCTACGTATTTTACGTATTAAGTTTATCATGTAAAGGTCAAAGTAAGCTAAAAACCGCATAAAATTATCCCAGATAAAGAGTAGGTTAAAACTGACgtgaaattaaaacattatcaacTTCTCATCCCAAcgtgtttttagggttccgtaggtacTTACCCAAAACGTtttgttttgacgacctctgttgcgtagtggtatgcgcgatagatttacaagacggaggtcctgggttttgaggttttcttaattggtccaggtctggctggtgggaggcttacgccgtggctagttaccaccctactggcaaatacgtactgccaagcgatttagcgttccggtacgatgtcgtgtagaaaccgaaaaggtgtgtggattttcatcctcctcctaacaagttagcccgctttcgtcttagactacatcatcacttacaatcaggtgagattgtagtcaagggctaacttgtaaagaataaaaaaaaaacctggtaACAGTACCAGGTCTGGCGCACTTTGTGTTTTAGCGCATACGTACAGGTACATGGTCGCGTCACCCTGGGGTGACTTAAACAGGCGAGTGTCGCCGTTCAGACCGGACGTTTTTGCACACGCTGCGCGACGTGCCTCGCCCGTTCgtcgtttgtaatattattaaccaaaaaaaaaatattgtgattgaatcttctgtacttgtacatatgttttctgtgctgtTACTAAGACTCCCTAGTCCGTCCATTCGTCTTTCACCAAACTGTATGTTTGGAACCATGCAGCGGTGTAGCTTGCCTTGCAgggaccctgtatcaaaattagttagggggAGGTAGGGGCAATAGACACGTAGAAATTCCCGAAAATCTCTAACAGTATTTCCTGTTTTTATCTCCGTGACGCTCCAGATTTAGTGACACTTAAgaggcccctgtagtccgataatattataaagctgaagagtttgtttgtttgtttgattaaacgcgctaatctcaggaactactggtccgatttgaaaaattcttccagcgttagatagcccatttatcgaggagggctaTAGGCTGTAGATTATCCCTTTTCATACaggaacggcaaccacgcgggtaaaaccgcgcggcgtcagctagtagagcATATTTCCATAACGTCATAAAGTTTGCGTCATACTATACGTAATTACCTTCCTACTTCTAGATGACGTTAGGTGTT includes:
- the LOC128198578 gene encoding collagen alpha-1(VI) chain-like, which gives rise to MAKIFVMFAILIAVAVTVQSKSISKAEEACHDCDEAHKRAKRANGNAPNIINAVSGLMSTILDTNWKYISQINAQKIAAQSGAQMPMGGPGNGGGNGGMPNNYNDYGGQGPQGNQGPQGYQGPQGNQGPQGNQGPQGNQGYQGNQGPQGNQGSQGYQGYQGNQGPQGNQGPQGNQGYQGPQGNQGNQGPQGNQGPQGNQGPQGNQGPQGNQGYQGNQGSQGNQGPQGNQGYQGNQGPQGNQGNQGPQGYQGYQGNQGPQGNQGPQGYQGNQGPQGNQGFQGNRGYQGYQGNRGYQGYQGYQGNRGNQWNQRGNDYDYYSYY